In one Denitratisoma sp. genomic region, the following are encoded:
- a CDS encoding branched-chain amino acid ABC transporter substrate-binding protein, with amino-acid sequence MTMRFHAKTISLAVASAFVVFGCGKEAPPPPPKAEQPAAPPAKPTVTVKIGHVSPLTGPQAHLGKDNENGARLAIEEANAKKLEIGGAVVTFDLLGEDDQADPKQGTTVAQKLIDAKVNGVVGHLNSGTTIPASKLYADAGIPQVSPSATNPKYTQQGFKTAYRVMANDEQQGKVLGDYATHQLAAKKIAIIDDRTAYGQGVADEFEKAAKAGGATIVAREFTNDKATDFAAILTKIKSKKPDIVMYGGMDAQAGPMAQQLKKLGIKSRMLFADGGCTTEFHKLSGDAGEGHYCSLPGLPLDKMPGGPAFKEKYAKRFNVDIQLYAPYAYDAASVMIDAMKRANSVEPAKYLAELPKTNLDGVTARITFDEKGDVKDAAITLYQAKGGKWEALESIGGGAPAPAQPAAMEGMGGMTAAPAPAAAPAAAAPAEKK; translated from the coding sequence ATGACCATGCGATTCCACGCCAAGACGATCAGCCTCGCTGTCGCTTCCGCCTTTGTCGTGTTCGGCTGCGGCAAGGAAGCGCCGCCCCCGCCGCCGAAGGCCGAGCAGCCCGCCGCGCCGCCGGCCAAGCCGACGGTCACCGTGAAAATCGGCCACGTCTCGCCGCTGACCGGCCCGCAGGCCCACCTCGGCAAGGACAACGAGAACGGCGCGCGCCTCGCCATCGAGGAAGCCAACGCCAAGAAGCTGGAAATCGGCGGCGCCGTGGTGACCTTCGATCTGCTCGGCGAAGACGACCAGGCCGATCCCAAGCAGGGAACGACGGTGGCGCAGAAACTGATCGACGCCAAGGTGAATGGCGTCGTCGGCCACCTCAACTCCGGCACCACCATCCCGGCCTCCAAGCTCTATGCCGACGCCGGCATCCCGCAGGTCTCGCCTTCGGCGACCAACCCGAAATACACGCAGCAGGGCTTCAAGACCGCCTATCGCGTGATGGCCAACGACGAGCAGCAGGGCAAGGTGCTGGGCGATTACGCCACCCACCAGCTGGCCGCCAAGAAGATCGCCATCATCGACGACCGCACGGCCTACGGCCAGGGCGTCGCCGACGAGTTCGAGAAGGCCGCCAAGGCCGGCGGCGCCACCATCGTCGCGCGCGAGTTCACCAACGACAAGGCCACCGACTTCGCCGCCATCCTCACCAAGATCAAGTCGAAGAAGCCGGACATCGTCATGTACGGCGGCATGGACGCCCAGGCCGGCCCGATGGCGCAGCAGTTGAAGAAGCTCGGCATCAAGTCCAGGATGCTGTTCGCCGACGGCGGCTGCACCACCGAATTCCACAAGCTGTCCGGCGACGCCGGCGAGGGACACTACTGCTCGCTGCCGGGACTGCCGCTGGACAAGATGCCGGGCGGCCCCGCCTTCAAGGAGAAGTACGCCAAGCGCTTCAACGTCGACATCCAGCTGTATGCGCCCTACGCCTACGACGCGGCCAGCGTCATGATCGACGCCATGAAGCGCGCCAACTCGGTGGAGCCGGCGAAATATCTGGCCGAACTGCCGAAGACCAACCTCGACGGCGTCACCGCCAGGATCACCTTCGACGAGAAGGGCGACGTCAAGGATGCGGCGATCACGCTGTACCAGGCCAAGGGCGGCAAGTGGGAGGCGCTGGAGAGCATCGGCGGCGGCGCGCCGGCACCGGCGCAACCCGCCGCCATGGAAGGCATGGGCGGCATGACTGCTGCGCCCGCACCCGCGGCAGCGCCTGCAGCCGCAGCACCCGCCGAGAAGAAGTAA
- a CDS encoding c-type cytochrome, with the protein MKLLKTLLLAGAGLLIAGQASADEALAKAKNCMSCHAVDKKVVGPSYKDVAKKYAGNAGAAATLEAKVKKGGSGVWGTVPMPPNPAVSDADIKKLVAWVLATK; encoded by the coding sequence ATGAAACTGCTGAAAACGCTGCTGCTCGCCGGCGCCGGCCTGCTGATCGCCGGCCAGGCCTCCGCTGACGAAGCCCTGGCGAAAGCCAAAAACTGCATGAGCTGCCACGCCGTCGACAAGAAAGTCGTCGGCCCGTCCTACAAGGACGTCGCCAAGAAATACGCCGGCAACGCCGGCGCCGCCGCCACCCTGGAAGCCAAGGTGAAGAAGGGCGGCTCGGGCGTGTGGGGCACGGTGCCGATGCCGCCGAACCCGGCCGTCTCCGACGCCGACATCAAGAAGCTGGTGGCCTGGGTTCTCGCCACCAAGTAA
- a CDS encoding thioredoxin domain-containing protein yields the protein MPNRLAGETSPYLQQHAENPVDWHPWGEEALTLAKREGRPILLSIGYSACHWCHVMAHESFEDAEVAAVMNRLFVNIKVDREERPDLDQIYQTAQQMLTGRTGGWPLTMFLTPDGAPFFGGTYFPKAPRYGLPGFPDLCQRVAEAWRDKRADIEQQNGELLKALASGAAARPSSGALSAAPLQLAVERAAQSYDPHFGGFGGAPKFPHPADLELLLRRHAATGEARCGEMALTTLRRMAEGGIYDQLGGGFCRYSVDERWAIPHFEKMLYDNGPLLRLYADAWRVSGDAMFKRVAEETAAWVVREMQSPEGGYYSSLDADSEHEEGKFYVWSREEVSRCTTAEEYAVVAAHYGLERPANFEGAHWHLLVALPLAEVAASLGRPLDECERLLQSAREKLFAARERRIRPGRDEKILVSWNALMIEGMAHAGRVCSRSDWLASARRALDFIRREMWKDGRLLATYKDGRAHLNAYLDDYAYLLKAVLELLQAEFDAELLAFAEALSETLLAHFEDASGGFWFTSHDHEALIHRVKTGHDSAMPSGNGAAAFALQRLGHVTGATRFLEAADRTLRLYYPDMERQPGGFATLLAALDEAIVPPAVVVLRGPHAQLTEWTKKISERYWPWTLTLGLPAQAGQLPPALDKPLKEGVNAWVCSGVKCLEPIDDFSCLERVCKSPELI from the coding sequence ATGCCCAACAGACTCGCCGGCGAGACCTCGCCCTATTTGCAGCAACACGCGGAAAACCCTGTGGATTGGCACCCTTGGGGTGAGGAAGCGCTCACCCTCGCGAAGCGGGAAGGCCGGCCGATCCTGCTGTCCATCGGCTATTCCGCCTGCCACTGGTGCCATGTCATGGCCCACGAATCCTTCGAGGATGCGGAGGTGGCGGCGGTGATGAACCGCCTGTTCGTGAACATCAAGGTGGATCGCGAAGAGCGGCCGGACCTCGACCAGATCTACCAGACCGCCCAGCAAATGCTGACCGGCCGCACCGGCGGCTGGCCGCTGACGATGTTCCTGACGCCGGACGGCGCGCCCTTTTTCGGCGGCACCTATTTCCCCAAGGCGCCGCGCTACGGCCTGCCCGGCTTCCCCGACCTGTGCCAGCGCGTGGCGGAGGCCTGGCGCGACAAGCGCGCCGACATCGAACAGCAGAATGGCGAACTGCTCAAGGCGCTGGCATCCGGCGCCGCCGCCCGGCCCTCGAGCGGCGCCCTGTCGGCCGCCCCTCTGCAGCTGGCCGTCGAACGCGCCGCGCAATCCTACGATCCGCACTTCGGCGGCTTCGGCGGCGCGCCGAAGTTCCCGCATCCGGCCGACCTGGAACTGCTGCTGCGCCGCCATGCCGCAACCGGCGAGGCGCGCTGCGGCGAGATGGCGCTCACCACGCTGCGGCGCATGGCCGAGGGCGGCATTTACGACCAACTCGGCGGCGGCTTCTGCCGCTACAGCGTGGACGAGCGCTGGGCCATCCCGCATTTCGAGAAGATGCTCTACGACAACGGACCGCTGCTGCGCCTGTATGCGGATGCCTGGCGGGTGTCGGGGGACGCGATGTTCAAGCGCGTCGCCGAGGAAACCGCCGCCTGGGTCGTGCGCGAGATGCAGTCGCCGGAGGGCGGCTACTACTCCTCGCTCGATGCCGACTCCGAGCACGAGGAGGGCAAGTTCTACGTCTGGTCGCGCGAAGAAGTCAGTCGCTGCACCACGGCGGAGGAATACGCCGTGGTCGCCGCGCACTACGGCCTGGAACGGCCGGCGAACTTCGAGGGCGCGCACTGGCATCTGCTCGTCGCGCTCCCGCTCGCCGAGGTCGCCGCATCGCTCGGCAGGCCGCTCGACGAGTGTGAGCGCCTGCTCCAGTCGGCGCGCGAGAAGCTGTTCGCGGCGCGCGAGCGGCGCATCCGCCCGGGCCGCGACGAGAAGATCCTGGTGAGCTGGAATGCGCTGATGATCGAGGGCATGGCCCATGCCGGCCGCGTCTGCTCTCGCTCCGACTGGCTGGCCTCGGCGCGCCGCGCGCTGGATTTCATCCGCAGGGAGATGTGGAAGGACGGCCGCCTGCTCGCCACGTACAAGGACGGGCGCGCCCACCTGAATGCCTATCTCGACGACTACGCCTACCTGCTCAAGGCCGTGCTGGAGCTGCTGCAGGCGGAATTCGATGCGGAGTTGCTGGCCTTCGCCGAAGCGCTGAGCGAGACCCTGCTCGCGCATTTCGAGGATGCGTCGGGCGGCTTCTGGTTCACCAGCCACGACCACGAAGCGCTGATCCACCGCGTCAAGACGGGACACGACAGCGCCATGCCCTCGGGCAACGGCGCGGCCGCCTTTGCCTTGCAGCGCCTGGGGCATGTGACCGGCGCAACGCGATTTCTGGAGGCCGCGGACCGGACCCTGCGTCTTTACTATCCCGACATGGAGCGCCAGCCCGGGGGCTTTGCCACCCTGCTGGCCGCGCTGGACGAGGCGATTGTCCCTCCTGCCGTCGTTGTTTTGCGCGGACCCCATGCCCAACTCACTGAGTGGACAAAGAAAATATCCGAGCGCTATTGGCCCTGGACGCTGACGCTGGGGCTGCCGGCACAGGCCGGCCAGCTGCCGCCCGCTCTGGACAAGCCGCTGAAGGAGGGTGTCAACGCCTGGGTCTGCTCGGGCGTTAAATGTCTTGAGCCGATCGACGATTTCTCTTGTCTGGAACGGGTTTGCAAGTCCCCGGAATTGATTTAG
- a CDS encoding DUF2269 domain-containing protein has protein sequence MEFLWLKWLHILSATLLFGTGLGTAFYKWSVDRSGDVRAIAAVMPRVVLADWLFTATTVVIQPLTGLRMAQLAGYPLTSGWVAWSLGLYVLAGLCWLPVVWLQLRMRDMALRAAAEGAALPPRYHRYARIWFVLGIPAFTALMVVFYLMVFRPAG, from the coding sequence ATGGAATTCCTCTGGCTGAAATGGCTGCACATCCTCAGCGCCACGCTGCTGTTCGGCACCGGCCTCGGCACGGCCTTCTACAAATGGAGCGTCGACCGCTCCGGCGACGTGCGCGCCATCGCGGCGGTGATGCCGCGCGTGGTCCTCGCCGACTGGCTGTTCACCGCCACCACCGTCGTCATCCAGCCGCTGACCGGCCTGCGCATGGCGCAGCTCGCCGGCTACCCGCTGACCAGCGGCTGGGTGGCCTGGTCGCTGGGACTCTACGTGCTGGCCGGGCTGTGCTGGCTGCCGGTGGTGTGGCTGCAGCTGCGCATGCGCGACATGGCGCTGCGGGCCGCAGCGGAGGGCGCGGCGCTGCCGCCGCGCTATCATCGCTACGCGCGCATCTGGTTCGTGCTGGGCATTCCGGCCTTCACGGCGTTGATGGTGGTGTTTTATTTGATGGTGTTTCGTCCCGCAGGCTGA
- a CDS encoding saccharopine dehydrogenase NADP-binding domain-containing protein, translated as MRHRVLVLGGYGNFGQPICRALAQDADIELLVGGRSTDRATAFAGTLGARGLAVDAHAADLAAQLKSQDIATLIHTAGPFQGQDYAVAEACIAAGCNYLDLADGRDFVAGIGALDERARAAGVLATSGASSVPALSAAVVDHFLPEFAELHEIRHGISSGAKTPGLATMQAVFGYCGKPFDRFEDGAWTTTHGWLDLQRRRYVDPVGARWLGSCDVPDLELFPLRYAGVKSVVFHAGVGNPASHLATWALAGLVRKGWLKSLLPLARPLWHLSRWLEPLGTKLSAMHVALKGSGRDGKPLERRWQLVAYDNHGPQIPCGAAIALARKLARGEVARKGATPCVGLLTLEEYLGALSHLKLKQVLQ; from the coding sequence TTGCGCCATCGCGTTCTGGTCCTCGGCGGCTACGGCAACTTCGGCCAGCCGATCTGCCGCGCCCTGGCGCAGGATGCCGACATCGAGCTGCTGGTCGGCGGGCGCAGCACTGACCGGGCAACCGCCTTCGCCGGCACGCTCGGTGCCCGCGGGCTGGCCGTCGATGCGCATGCGGCGGATCTGGCCGCGCAGCTGAAATCGCAGGACATCGCCACGCTCATCCACACCGCCGGCCCCTTCCAGGGCCAGGACTACGCCGTAGCGGAGGCCTGCATCGCCGCCGGCTGCAACTACCTCGACCTCGCCGACGGGCGCGATTTCGTCGCCGGCATCGGCGCGCTCGACGAACGGGCACGGGCCGCCGGCGTGCTGGCGACGAGCGGCGCCAGTTCGGTGCCGGCGTTGTCGGCGGCGGTCGTCGACCATTTCCTGCCCGAGTTCGCCGAACTGCACGAAATCCGCCACGGCATCAGCTCGGGTGCGAAGACGCCCGGCCTGGCGACGATGCAGGCGGTGTTCGGCTACTGCGGCAAGCCCTTCGACCGCTTCGAGGACGGCGCCTGGACGACGACCCACGGCTGGCTCGACCTGCAGCGCCGCCGTTACGTTGATCCTGTCGGCGCGCGCTGGCTGGGCAGTTGCGACGTGCCCGACCTGGAACTGTTTCCGTTGCGCTATGCCGGCGTGAAGAGCGTCGTCTTCCATGCCGGCGTCGGCAACCCGGCCTCGCATCTCGCCACCTGGGCGCTGGCCGGCCTCGTGCGCAAGGGCTGGCTGAAGAGCCTGTTGCCGCTGGCCCGTCCGCTCTGGCACCTGAGCCGCTGGCTGGAACCGCTCGGCACGAAACTGAGCGCCATGCACGTCGCGCTGAAGGGCAGCGGCCGCGACGGCAAGCCGCTCGAGCGCCGCTGGCAGCTGGTCGCCTACGACAACCACGGACCGCAGATCCCCTGCGGCGCGGCCATCGCGCTGGCGCGCAAGCTGGCGCGGGGCGAGGTTGCGCGGAAAGGCGCGACGCCCTGCGTCGGCCTGCTGACGCTGGAGGAATACCTCGGCGCGCTCTCGCACCTGAAGCTCAAGCAGGTCCTGCAGTGA
- the ilvD gene encoding dihydroxy-acid dehydratase: MPEYRSRTSTHGRNMAGARALWRATGIKEGDFGKPIIAVVNSFTQFVPGHVHLKDMGQLVARQIEAAGGIAKEFNTIAVDDGIAMGHGGMLYSLPSRELIADSVEYMVNAHTADAMVCISNCDKITPGMLMAALRLNIPAVFVSGGPMEAGKVKWHGEYRMVDLIDAMIEAADSHNTDEEVNAMERSACPTCGSCSGMFTANSMNCLTEALGLALPGNGSLLATHADREKLFVKAGRLIVDLAKRYYEQNDVSVLPRSIASFKAFENAIALDISMGGSTNTVLHLLAAAQEAGVNFTMADIDRMSRRVPCLAKVAPATQKYHMEDVHRAGGIMAILGELDRAGLLNLNCPTVLYPTLGEALDCCDVKRNADPKVHEFYRAAPGGVPTQTAFSQSRRFPKLDLDRANGCIRDKAHAYSQDGGLAVLFGNIAEKGCIVKTAGVDESILKFTGRARVCESQEEAVEKILAGKIVAGDVVVVRYEGPKGGPGMQEMLYPTSYIKSMGLGKECALLTDGRFSGGTSGLSIGHASPEAAAGGAIGLVEEGDTIEIDIPHRRIHLAVEKSVLAARRKAMEAKGEKAWKPAKRERTVSAALLAYAAMTTSADTGAVRDVAQLAKR, encoded by the coding sequence ATGCCCGAATACCGTTCCCGCACTTCCACCCACGGCCGCAACATGGCCGGCGCGCGCGCGCTGTGGCGCGCCACCGGCATCAAGGAAGGCGATTTCGGCAAGCCGATCATCGCCGTGGTGAATTCGTTCACGCAGTTCGTGCCGGGCCACGTGCACCTGAAGGACATGGGCCAGCTCGTCGCGCGCCAGATCGAGGCGGCCGGCGGCATCGCCAAGGAGTTCAACACCATCGCCGTCGACGACGGCATCGCCATGGGCCACGGCGGCATGCTGTATTCGCTGCCCTCGCGCGAGCTGATCGCCGATTCCGTCGAGTACATGGTGAACGCCCACACGGCGGATGCCATGGTGTGCATCTCCAACTGCGACAAGATCACCCCGGGCATGCTGATGGCGGCGCTGCGCCTGAACATCCCGGCGGTGTTCGTCTCCGGCGGGCCGATGGAGGCGGGCAAGGTGAAGTGGCACGGCGAGTACCGCATGGTCGACCTGATCGACGCCATGATCGAGGCGGCGGATTCGCACAACACCGACGAGGAAGTGAACGCCATGGAGCGCTCGGCCTGCCCGACCTGCGGCTCCTGCTCGGGCATGTTCACCGCCAACTCGATGAACTGCCTGACCGAGGCGCTGGGCCTGGCGCTGCCCGGCAACGGGTCGCTGCTCGCCACCCACGCCGACCGCGAGAAGCTCTTCGTCAAGGCCGGCCGCCTGATCGTCGACCTGGCCAAGCGCTACTACGAGCAGAACGACGTTTCGGTGCTGCCGCGCTCGATCGCCAGCTTCAAGGCCTTCGAAAACGCCATCGCCCTCGACATTTCCATGGGCGGCTCGACCAACACCGTGCTGCACCTGCTGGCCGCGGCGCAGGAGGCCGGCGTGAATTTCACCATGGCCGACATCGACCGCATGTCGCGCCGCGTGCCCTGCCTGGCCAAGGTGGCGCCGGCGACGCAGAAGTACCACATGGAGGACGTGCATCGCGCCGGCGGCATCATGGCCATCCTCGGCGAGCTCGACCGCGCCGGACTCCTCAACCTCAACTGCCCGACGGTGCTGTATCCGACGCTGGGCGAGGCGCTCGACTGCTGCGACGTGAAGCGCAATGCCGACCCCAAGGTGCACGAGTTCTACCGCGCCGCGCCAGGCGGCGTGCCGACGCAGACGGCCTTCTCGCAGAGCCGCCGCTTCCCGAAGCTCGACCTCGACCGCGCCAACGGCTGCATCCGCGACAAGGCGCACGCCTATTCGCAGGACGGCGGCCTGGCGGTGCTCTTCGGCAACATCGCCGAAAAGGGCTGCATCGTGAAGACGGCGGGCGTCGACGAATCGATCCTGAAATTCACCGGCCGCGCCCGCGTCTGCGAATCGCAGGAGGAGGCGGTGGAGAAGATCCTCGCCGGCAAGATCGTCGCCGGCGACGTCGTCGTCGTGCGCTACGAGGGACCGAAGGGCGGCCCCGGCATGCAGGAGATGCTCTACCCGACCTCGTACATCAAGTCGATGGGGCTGGGCAAGGAATGCGCCCTGCTCACCGACGGCCGCTTCTCCGGCGGCACCTCGGGACTCTCCATCGGCCATGCCTCGCCCGAGGCGGCGGCCGGCGGCGCCATTGGTCTGGTCGAGGAGGGCGACACCATCGAGATCGACATCCCCCATCGGCGCATCCACCTCGCCGTGGAAAAGTCAGTCCTGGCGGCACGGCGCAAGGCCATGGAAGCGAAGGGCGAGAAAGCCTGGAAGCCGGCCAAGCGCGAGCGCACGGTGTCGGCCGCGCTGCTGGCCTACGCCGCGATGACCACCAGCGCCGACACGGGCGCGGTGCGCGACGTGGCGCAACTCGCCAAGCGCTGA
- a CDS encoding type II toxin-antitoxin system RelE/ParE family toxin, with translation MTRLVLAPGALRDIERLTDFLVEQDTPAAGATARILTEGLGILKQHPLIGREAEAGLRELVISRGRSGYVALYRFDVAADTALVLAIRHQREGGYA, from the coding sequence TTGACCCGCCTCGTTTTGGCGCCGGGTGCGCTACGCGACATTGAACGCCTGACCGATTTCCTCGTCGAACAGGATACACCTGCCGCAGGGGCCACGGCGCGGATATTGACCGAAGGCCTCGGCATCCTGAAGCAGCACCCGCTCATCGGGCGCGAAGCCGAAGCCGGCTTGCGCGAGCTGGTCATTTCGAGGGGTCGCAGCGGCTATGTGGCCCTCTACCGCTTCGATGTCGCCGCGGATACGGCGCTCGTCCTGGCCATCCGGCACCAGCGGGAAGGCGGTTACGCCTGA
- the lgt gene encoding prolipoprotein diacylglyceryl transferase, whose product MLTYPHIDPIAFSLGPLSVRWYGLMYLAGFVAFVMLGRRRIARRPDLKWTAKDIDDLLFYGVLGVVIGGRLGQVLFYEPAHYLANPLEILAVWKGGMSFHGGFLGVLAALTLYARKKKLAWFAVMDFIAPLVPPGLGFGRLGNFINGELWGRAADPALPWAMVFPHVDAIARHPSQLYQAFLEGVVFFAVLWWFSAKPRALGAVSAVFLIGYGAVRFVAEFFREPDAGIFGLSYTISMGQWLSLPMIAAGVAMLVWAKKAASK is encoded by the coding sequence ATGCTCACCTATCCCCACATCGACCCCATCGCCTTCTCCCTCGGCCCGCTCTCGGTGCGCTGGTACGGGCTGATGTACCTCGCCGGCTTCGTCGCCTTTGTGATGCTCGGACGCCGGCGCATCGCGCGCCGGCCCGACCTGAAGTGGACGGCGAAGGACATCGACGACCTGCTCTTCTACGGCGTGCTCGGCGTGGTGATCGGCGGGCGGCTCGGGCAGGTGCTGTTCTACGAGCCGGCGCACTACCTCGCCAACCCGCTGGAGATCCTCGCCGTCTGGAAGGGCGGCATGAGCTTCCACGGCGGCTTCCTCGGCGTGCTGGCGGCACTGACTTTGTATGCGCGCAAGAAGAAGCTCGCCTGGTTCGCGGTGATGGACTTCATCGCGCCGCTGGTGCCGCCCGGGCTCGGCTTCGGCCGCCTCGGCAACTTCATCAACGGCGAGCTGTGGGGGCGCGCCGCCGATCCCGCGCTGCCCTGGGCGATGGTGTTCCCGCACGTCGACGCCATCGCGCGCCACCCCTCCCAGCTGTACCAGGCCTTCCTCGAGGGCGTCGTATTCTTCGCCGTGCTGTGGTGGTTCTCTGCGAAGCCGCGCGCACTGGGCGCGGTGTCGGCGGTGTTCCTCATCGGCTACGGCGCGGTGCGCTTCGTCGCCGAATTCTTCCGCGAGCCCGACGCCGGCATCTTCGGCCTCAGCTACACGATCAGCATGGGCCAGTGGCTGTCACTGCCGATGATCGCCGCCGGCGTGGCGATGCTGGTCTGGGCGAAGAAAGCTGCGTCCAAGTAG
- a CDS encoding ATP-binding protein, which translates to MTKGQRITIFLGTMLLLGIVYWLNRSPIIAMGDRAVVVFSALVMLSFVTLLAEHYFTRPTDVVASAISVLLLISPVHPILAETGGWYWALWSYSAVFLILSLLSLLLLDQNRSASATTNRVSKALYTISITLGNGRLIWFSVFVVTALFYVDNQSTLFVILLIYAGVLLAVDPAKVLRLFRLPAARPEDVVAEIFSVQSDSAFLARTFPDSPSTKRFDLVGFSSKAVKEGAWITGLVLDTYQLNQQRWLRILTSNTFAELSEKTTKPEQIMDAAVYKLEPKEDIQLLQTLVGTLSEGSDIQKIKFEYAFQVPVEEGELVEVETRNLRVLYQVVEGITETERLESRDEAGMIVGEAVQLGVWNPATRRFDRFGWVPVMNSPVVKASPVEVPEPQANEYKIGNVPGTRFPVFIDLESAVTHHLAILGVTGSGKSVFARNLVRQIADHGTKVICVDFTNEYSQRLVDIVGGTLVDDKTGSDLFAAIDQIGTQLDEFANKRDKALIARCEQTLNQGFRHAIEAFVGDDRKAVLFELPDVTNSTGILEFTKWFFKTLFQLAKEKAFQGRRICVVLEEAHTVVPEWNFLGVEDKRSSTVVNSISQIALQGRKYGVGFMVIAQRTANVSKTVLTQCNSVVAFQQFDKTSADFLANHMGPDYLATLTRLKSRHAIAVGKAFSSGTPMIFQVPEINEPNENVS; encoded by the coding sequence ATGACAAAAGGACAACGCATAACGATCTTTCTTGGCACGATGCTCCTCCTCGGGATCGTCTATTGGCTTAATCGAAGCCCAATAATCGCGATGGGCGACCGGGCGGTCGTGGTGTTTTCCGCCTTAGTGATGCTTTCATTTGTCACCCTTCTCGCAGAACACTACTTTACTCGTCCGACCGATGTAGTAGCCTCAGCTATCTCTGTATTGCTGCTCATATCGCCCGTTCATCCGATCCTTGCCGAAACTGGCGGGTGGTACTGGGCACTGTGGTCATACAGCGCTGTGTTTCTGATTCTCTCTCTATTGTCACTATTGCTGCTAGATCAGAATCGATCTGCGTCCGCGACCACAAACAGGGTTTCCAAGGCGCTCTACACGATCTCTATTACGCTCGGAAATGGCCGTCTTATTTGGTTTTCCGTCTTTGTTGTGACCGCACTGTTCTATGTGGACAACCAATCGACGCTATTCGTTATTCTGTTGATCTACGCGGGTGTGCTCCTTGCCGTTGATCCGGCCAAGGTCCTACGTCTATTTCGTCTTCCCGCAGCAAGACCCGAAGATGTTGTTGCAGAGATATTCAGTGTTCAATCGGACAGCGCGTTTCTGGCCCGCACGTTTCCCGACTCTCCTTCTACTAAGCGTTTCGACCTCGTCGGGTTTTCCTCCAAGGCGGTAAAAGAAGGGGCGTGGATTACCGGCTTAGTCCTTGATACATACCAACTGAATCAACAACGATGGCTCAGGATTCTGACAAGCAACACATTCGCCGAACTAAGCGAGAAAACAACAAAACCCGAGCAAATAATGGATGCCGCAGTTTACAAACTCGAACCCAAGGAAGATATTCAGTTGCTTCAAACGTTGGTTGGCACGCTAAGCGAGGGATCCGATATACAAAAAATAAAATTCGAGTATGCCTTCCAAGTACCAGTCGAGGAAGGAGAGTTGGTTGAAGTTGAAACTCGCAATCTCCGAGTGTTGTATCAAGTCGTAGAGGGAATTACGGAGACCGAGCGACTCGAGTCACGGGACGAAGCAGGAATGATAGTTGGGGAGGCGGTCCAACTGGGAGTCTGGAACCCTGCCACTAGACGTTTTGATAGATTCGGTTGGGTTCCAGTCATGAACTCCCCTGTTGTAAAGGCAAGTCCCGTTGAGGTGCCGGAGCCACAGGCGAATGAATACAAAATTGGCAATGTGCCAGGAACTCGATTTCCAGTTTTCATTGATCTTGAATCTGCAGTAACACACCACCTTGCAATATTGGGTGTTACTGGGTCTGGGAAATCGGTCTTTGCGCGAAACTTGGTTCGCCAGATTGCGGACCACGGCACCAAAGTAATATGCGTCGACTTCACCAACGAGTACAGCCAGCGACTTGTCGATATTGTTGGAGGAACCCTGGTCGACGATAAGACCGGCTCGGATCTCTTTGCGGCGATTGACCAGATAGGCACCCAACTGGATGAGTTTGCTAATAAGAGAGACAAGGCCCTAATCGCAAGGTGCGAACAAACCTTAAATCAGGGCTTTCGGCACGCGATAGAAGCATTTGTCGGTGACGACCGAAAGGCAGTTTTATTTGAACTGCCTGACGTAACGAATTCCACAGGTATCCTTGAGTTTACGAAGTGGTTCTTTAAGACACTATTTCAATTGGCCAAGGAGAAAGCATTTCAAGGAAGAAGAATTTGTGTGGTTCTCGAGGAGGCTCACACAGTAGTCCCCGAATGGAATTTTCTAGGTGTCGAAGATAAGCGGTCGAGTACAGTCGTCAACAGCATCAGTCAAATCGCCCTACAAGGACGAAAATACGGTGTTGGATTTATGGTTATCGCGCAACGTACTGCCAACGTGTCAAAGACGGTACTGACTCAATGTAATTCGGTAGTCGCGTTCCAGCAGTTCGACAAGACAAGCGCTGATTTTCTTGCCAATCATATGGGACCTGATTACCTTGCGACCCTCACGCGCCTAAAGTCGCGACACGCAATCGCGGTTGGGAAAGCATTTAGCAGCGGTACGCCTATGATCTTTCAAGTTCCAGAAATTAACGAGCCAAACGAAAACGTCAGCTAA